One Synechococcus sp. Nb3U1 genomic window, ATCTACCGGGTCGGGTGAGACAATCTGCACAATCGCATCGGTGAGCAGCGCATAGGGGATCCCGCCAGACTGGCAAACCAATAGCCGCTCTGTTGAAAGGGTGAGGGGCAAATATAGGCTAAAGGTGGTGCCCGCCCCCGGTTGAGAGTGAATGGCAATGGATCCCTGTAGGGTCTGAATTTGGCTGCGCACCACATCCAAGCCAACGCCGCGACCAGAAAGCTGGCTCACCTGAGCAGCCGTAGAGAACCCCGGCTCAAACAGCAGATCTTGGAGTTGCTCTGGGCTGGGCTGAGCTTCTGGGCTGAGCAGTCCCCGCTGGATCCCTTTTTGGCGGATCCGCTCCCAGTTTAGGCCCCTGCCATCGTCTCGCACCTCGATCACGGTGCGGTTGCCCTGACGGAAGGCGGCAATGGCGACCTGGCCGATGGCGGGTTTGCCCTGTTCCAGCCGTTCTGATTGCGGTTCGATGCCGTGGTCAAAGGCGTTGCGCACCAGGTGCAGCAGCGGATCGTAGAGTTTCTCCACCAGGGATTTGTCCATCAACAGGTCACTGCCCCTCAGGCTGAGCTGCACGGGCTTGTGATTGTACTCCGCACGACTCGGAGAGTTATGGGAGGCTTGCAGTTGTTCCAAAACCGGCGAAAACCGCTGCAACACTGTTCCTATGGGTACCATGCGCATTCGCAGCAATTCTTCTTGGGCCTGATCCAGGAGCCTTTTGCGCCGTTTCAATTCGAAGCCCGTGTGTTGCCCCTGCAAACCCCGTAGCCGATCTTCCATGTGGCCAAAACTTTCGCTGATGGCCTGCACCAACACATGCAGCTCGCTGTAGGCATCCAGTTCTAGTGAGTCAAAGGATTTGGGGTTTGGAGAGGAATTTGACTGAGTTGTTTTCCGGGATGGCGGCCTTGAGGGAGTCGGTTGTACCTGGGTCATAGCCCAGTCTTGCAGCTTTTCCAAGTGTTCCTGGGCTTTTTGCCAGAGGAATAGGGTTTCCTGTAGCTCTTTTTGGGTGTGCTGGTGGGTTTGGGTTTGCTGGTTGTGGTCGATGAGCAGCTCCCCGATAGCATGGTTCAACTGTTCTAGGTGCTGAAGATCAACTCGGATCTTGGGCATGGATTCACGGGATCCACTGCGGGGATTTGTGGGTCGCTGGGGGGCGGGTTTAGGAGCAGCAGGGGCGGTAGAAGTCATATCAGAAGTCATATTCAGCCCATCCAGCCCCGAACCGGGCTGCTCTTGCGAACTTTGAAGGGAGCTGGAACCAGCTTGTTCCAAAGCGTTGGCTTTCGGTTGTACCAGCAGGAGATCCCGTTGCAGTTCCGCCTCGATCTCTTGTAGAACAGCCTCGATCTGGGCCAAGGGGGGAAGCTCAGAAGGACTCTGTTCCGATGACCCTCCGGGGGAGCACGATAACGTGAACGGGGGGATAGGAAGGGGATCTGATTCGGGTGATGCTGCCGGGTGGGATCCCAGTGTTGGAATGGGTTCGGCCTCTTCAACAGGCTCTTGAACAGGCGGAGCGAAATCCACATCTACGTCTGGCCAAGCAGGCCCGGTAGGGATCCCGTCTGTGAACAGAGGTTCTGCTGCCATGGGATCCGGATCCTCAACCTGTTCTGGAACCGGGCTTTGTCCAGCCAGCTCCAGCAACAGCGGCGAGGGATCCCCGCCTCGCTCCCGGTCGCCCGCCAGCACCGCCAAACGCGCCTGTTGATAATCTTCCAGGGCCAGT contains:
- a CDS encoding hybrid sensor histidine kinase/response regulator, which gives rise to MSVDTLSGTESVDIQQQVYQYFLLEAPELIQIMEQDLLELLREHSIERVHSLMRNAHTLKGAAASVERHTLRMLAHHLEDVFKALYEPERMSLPEMGSLLMDGFDSLRFALQAELAGTPIDDEELLNRAAGIFAQLQNHLGDAYGQDEVLPSSADLGFDVVGSLFKESVLGDLNQLAYVLSTGDPQHIRESFGNQAEFFAGLAESYNLPGLAAIASATLAALQAHPEQTLIIAELALEDYQQARLAVLAGDRERGGDPSPLLLELAGQSPVPEQVEDPDPMAAEPLFTDGIPTGPAWPDVDVDFAPPVQEPVEEAEPIPTLGSHPAASPESDPLPIPPFTLSCSPGGSSEQSPSELPPLAQIEAVLQEIEAELQRDLLLVQPKANALEQAGSSSLQSSQEQPGSGLDGLNMTSDMTSTAPAAPKPAPQRPTNPRSGSRESMPKIRVDLQHLEQLNHAIGELLIDHNQQTQTHQHTQKELQETLFLWQKAQEHLEKLQDWAMTQVQPTPSRPPSRKTTQSNSSPNPKSFDSLELDAYSELHVLVQAISESFGHMEDRLRGLQGQHTGFELKRRKRLLDQAQEELLRMRMVPIGTVLQRFSPVLEQLQASHNSPSRAEYNHKPVQLSLRGSDLLMDKSLVEKLYDPLLHLVRNAFDHGIEPQSERLEQGKPAIGQVAIAAFRQGNRTVIEVRDDGRGLNWERIRQKGIQRGLLSPEAQPSPEQLQDLLFEPGFSTAAQVSQLSGRGVGLDVVRSQIQTLQGSIAIHSQPGAGTTFSLYLPLTLSTERLLVCQSGGIPYALLTDAIVQIVSPDPVDGTEPSPVQYYKGFVGEQRALRWSEGDSTRWLPIRSLSETLSHGIHSPTTRSLTTRKAPLILLRSTAAVRISGTGSFAERVPIVALEVDDIVAEQDLVVKPLSPHPTPPPYVLGYSLLSEGQLCLVMDPHLWLESSTPSTAPPQAAPPPLLSQPDSPQLPPASTSTQGFGKQGSPRIVLAVDDSMTQRLSLALTLQKAQYQVVQAGDGYEALNQCQQQSRIDLILCDIEMPRMNGFDFLQARRQNPELQRIPVVMITSRAAQKHRDYALSLGANAYLTKPVQEAELLQVLSQVLTSPHSNALPLHSPG